The genome window AAATCTTGTGATTATAGATCAACTTTACAACCCATGTGACAATGTATGTGCAGTCAGAGTGAATGATGTTAGTTACCACAATGTGAGGGGAATCTCAAGTTCCACGCATGCAATCAAATTGTATTTTGACAAAATCATAggttacacaaacattgtattGAAGGGGGTTAAAGTAACTACCTATACTAAAAAGAAAACTTATGCATCATGCAAACATGTAAAAGGGGTGTGCTCTTTGTGTAATCCACATGTGTCATGTCTTTctcataaataatcaaattaatgtgaTAAGTCATTTCAATTCTTGTCTCAACATTTGGTTTTTCTTTCTCCATTGTATTAAATTGTTGATTTAAGTAGAACATGCTACAAATCTTATTGTATTATACTTGTTGGCTAAAAATGTTTGTTATTGAGACTAGCTATTTATCGTCGACTAACAACTAATTTAGTCAACAACCGTGAACTAATGTACCTCAATCTAAATAGATTCTAGTTTGTCCCCCACTATAAGAAAATATCATTCTAGTCTAACCCTAAGCAAATGCATTTTCTACAGTTGCTCTTTTTGTTGGGAAAATGTCTGTGACAAGCGTATTACTAGCATTTTAGACCAACCCTTAGAAGCGCATGGTTTAGCCACGATTTTAAAATCCCCATCAACACCATAGTTAAAGGCTTTCTAACCCTCATTAACGTTATATTTGACCTGAGATCATGTAGCACTTACCTAGGTTTACTAGGCCTTGCTAATTTTGAGCCTTACCAATGGTTTTTAACCCCttgttaattgatttttttttcaattttttattacctattttattttacccaTGCATAATATTTTAATCACAGATGAAGTTGCATTTAAGGATTTTTGTGTACCAATTAAATCAAACTTTCAATGTTTGTGTCTAAAAATTTTAAGCTAgacaaatattcaaaaaatataataaaataaagcaagAAATCTTCAAATTTTATGAGTAAACAAATGTACTTAAACAAGTGGTTCAATAAAACTGCTAATAAGTAACATCCAAAAGAACCCCTAATTAAGAAGTAACATCCATAGTTTATAAATATCCAAAATCtaagaagaaacaaaacacatcactactacaaaaagcggATTCAACATCGgtgtgttaacatcggttgttaaaaaaaccgatgttaacatatgcgcggtggcataattgtaaataccgtgtatacgttaacatcggttttgtgaaaaatcgatgttaacaaagttcattaacatcggttattggagaaccgatgttaacatttattaacatatgtttattaacatcgggtttttagaaaaccgatgttaaccttaacatcattttgttaacattggtttttttttaaaaaccgatgttgaagttatattttaaaaaatatggtgaGCCCTAAGAAACTAGCGCTctgtcttcttctccatctaagctttcgcgctctcttcttcttctaatctCCGTCTAGCGAAACCGTCCCTGTCTGCATCTGAGCATCGTGTTCGTCGCACTCGAGCATCGTCTTCGTTGCACTCGAGCATCGTCACAAGTCTctgcttcttctccttcgccATGATACCTAGGTATGTTTCGTCTCCTTCGTGttgtcttctccttctctctgtcTTCTTCTCCATCCATGCTTTCTTGCTCTCTTTGTTCTCCATCTACCTTGAAGCTGTATGTTCTCCATCTGACCATCATTTTGTCTAAGGTCGAGCATCGTGTTCGTCGCACTCCAGCATCGTCAGAAGTCtgtgcttcttctccttcgccACCTCACATAGGTATGTTTGGTCTAATCctgtataaatatttgattgcatTCATGTATCGCACACTTAGTGAACTAAACATGGATAGGGTATCTCATATTTAACTCGAGCATCGTGACAACTTTGTGCTTCTTCTCCTTAATGAAGTTTCCCTTACCCTTATTGTGTTCTTCTAACAGTTTAAGAGTTAACGCCTATTATTGGAGTTTAACAGTTTCCCTTACCCTTATTGTGTTCTTGTAACAGTTTAAGAGTTAACGCCTATTATTGGAGTTTAACAGTTTCCCTTACCCTTATTGTGTTCTTGTAATAGTTTAACAGTTTAAGAGTTAACGCCTCCTAGTTCCTAAAACCTTCCTTAAGATTAGAGgaccattggttaaaatgaagAGTAAAATCCTTGTCCATTGCTTTGATCCATGACCATAGTAGGAATAAGGCATCTTCTAACAGTTTGATTCCATGAAAAGTTGTATCTTGGAACACCACCTTATTTCTATGGTGCCATATTGTCCAAGTTAAAGCAATCCACCAGCATTTCCAGGTTTTGGACCTGACTCCATCTGCTACCTCCATTCCATGTTGCAGAAAATGGTCCCTATGATTTTGTGGCATTACAGTGATAAGATTAACCCAGGACATTGATTCCCACCATAAAGGGAGGGTTTTGCTACAATTGAAGAACAAGTGTTCATCCCCCTCCTCCTTATTTCTGCATAAAGGACATAACATATCATCTATCGGTATTTGTCTCCTTCTAAGGTTTTGCTTTGTTGGTAATCTATCCCGAAGTAGCCTCCAAGTGAACACTGCTGTTTTTGTGGGTATTTTGAGTTTCCATATTGCCCCACAATCCTGTTCCTGTCTTACCTCCATCAGCTCTCCCCATATCAAATCATATCCACTTTTTGTTGAGTAGTCTCCTGCAGGTTCAGGTTTCCAAATCCAAGTGTCCTCCCATAGGGGATGAAGTTGCTGCTGTGATATGTCCCCAAGAAAACTATCCGCCATTGCTATTTCAGAATCGAAAAGGCTAGGTGTCTTCTCCAATTAAGCTGCCATTCCCAGTTTGAGTGCTATTTCAAGAAAACTACCCATGCAATCAGTATTTGGTTTGAGTGTCGTTTCATTTGTTTTGCTTATGCTCTTCTTTCCCAGTTTAGTTAGGATTCTTTTATCAGCTTGTTCTTTTAATCCAACACAATGTCAGTATTTTGGTCTAAAAGTTAAGATAGTTCCAATGATTGctttttatgcatatttttgtttgtgaagtgatcctaagaatttttgtatgtagcttgtgtagAAAATTGAAACCAGTAATTTGAAAATAGGATGCTTAAactggtttaggctataagaaGCAAGTTTTAACCACTATGCTACACAAGCCAGTAGCATAGTTATGAAACCAGTAATTTGAGAACAAGATGCTAAACTGGTTTAGGCTACAACAAGCAAGTTTTAACCACTATGCAACATTTGCTTTTAACCAATGTAGTGTATATGGTCCTTAAGCACACGGGTTAGTAGATCAATGTTTAGGTCAATGTATATGAAATAacatcttttctcttttttgcttGATCATTATTAATTCTGATGGCAATATCAATAGATACAAAGCCACAACTGATATAGAAGTGGCCCCTACAGCAAAATATAGAAGTTTAGTTGCTGCCACAGCTGATATTCTCTGGATTCAAACTCTTCTCTTGGAACTTCCAGTCCCTCATTGTAGACCTAGGTAGGTTAATTATTCACCATGAAGTAAAAAGAGAGTATCATTTGTATATGCAGATAGATATATAACATAACAAGGCagctagagagagagagagaaaaaatagagaaagagaatgaTAGCAAGGGAGAAGTTCATTTATGTTCCAAATTTCAGTGACATGattgattcattgattaaatTCCAAGCAGCATGGCTAAACGCTTTTGAGTTCTGcccttaattgtttttttattcttctgtaTTTTATACTTGTTTTTTCTATAGTTCATTTCATCATCATTGTAACTATAGCTGCCCATTATAAAATAGCTTAGACAATCTAGGTCTGCTGCTTCTGAACCTTTTATTTATCCTTgaagtagtttaatttttttttatttgtgttcaaCTAGTGAAGAGTGAAGACTGAAGTTGTTCTGTCAGACTCGttgattttcctttcatttcgaCGGAAGCCTAAGCAATACACTGCCACTGAATTGCCAGTAAGAAAAATTGGTcatgaaacacacacacacacacacacaaaccctaatgacacacacacacacacacgtatgATAgaaacacacagacacacaatgatgacacacacacacacacacacacacacacactcatcatacaaagacacacacacaagtttgataacaaatttgttGAATTATACATGCAGAAATTTGTTCAGTTCTGACTTGTTAGCTGTGACAAGGTAGCTGGCCTCTTCATAAGGTACTTATCTAAGTTTAACTTAAATTCTACTGCAGTGGTGATGACCTACTaatattagtgaaaacaaattttcctactgtaccttagttaatttgttcacagttgtaaaaaatgaattgattttaacttgagttattcgtattttaagttttcaaatatgcttgcatgattgtttttttttttgcactgcaAAAATCTGAAGATGGAAGTCTGTCTCCATTCCATTTAACCAACACCAAGTGTGGAATAGATACTACCTTATGCACCACTTTTTTAGGAATTTTGAAGAATGACAGTAGGTAGATAGGAAGGGCTGTTAGGAATATCCTGCCTCCCATAGAGAGACATCTCTGCTTCCATTTGGCTACCTTAGATTCAAACTTGCTGATGAGAGGCTGCCAAACATCCCAGCTTTTAGAGGTGGAGCCTACTGGAATTCCAAggtaagaaaaaggaaattccaGCTGGCCACAATTAAGGAAGCTAGCTGCTTCCCTGCACCAGTCCAAAGATTTACCCAAGCACCCAAATTGGCTTTTAGCATAGTTAATCTTGAGTCCTGAAACCAACTCGAAAATTCTGAGGATAGATTTCATGACTCTAACATTAGCTGTAGTTGCAGTTCCAAAAAATAGTGTATCATCTGCATACTGCAAG of Glycine soja cultivar W05 chromosome 1, ASM419377v2, whole genome shotgun sequence contains these proteins:
- the LOC114411370 gene encoding uncharacterized protein LOC114411370, producing MADSFLGDISQQQLHPLWEDTWIWKPEPAGDYSTKSGYDLIWGELMEVRQEQDCGAIWKLKIPTKTAVFTWRLLRDRLPTKQNLRRRQIPIDDMLCPLCRNKEEGDEHLFFNCSKTLPLWWESMSWVNLITVMPQNHRDHFLQHGMEVADGVRSKTWKCWWIALTWTIWHHRNKVVFQDTTFHGIKLLEDALFLLWSWIKAMDKDFTLHFNQWSSNLKEGLDQTYLCEVAKEKKHRLLTMLECDEHDARP